One window of the Niallia circulans genome contains the following:
- a CDS encoding TlyA family RNA methyltransferase: MKKERIDVLLVEQGLFETREKAKRAVMAGIVYCEENRLDKPGEKINADSKLSVKGKTLQYVSRGGLKLEKALKIFDVDMKDKVLLDIGSSTGGFTDCALQNGAKQSYALDVGYNQLAWKLRQDERVIVMERTNFRYVTPVDLKGEMPNIASIDVSFISLKLILPVLKTLLVSGSDVIALVKPQFEAGREQVGKKGIVRDRKVHESVLEKIIDFSIKEGYIVKNLSFSPITGGDGNIEFLLHLYWDECAEEKTHYYQIKETVEAAHSELKAKKETEE, from the coding sequence ATGAAGAAAGAAAGAATTGATGTATTATTAGTTGAGCAAGGTTTATTCGAAACAAGGGAAAAGGCAAAAAGAGCTGTAATGGCTGGAATAGTCTACTGTGAAGAGAATAGACTAGATAAACCCGGTGAAAAAATAAATGCAGATTCTAAGTTATCTGTTAAAGGAAAGACGCTTCAATATGTGTCAAGAGGTGGCTTAAAGCTTGAAAAGGCACTTAAAATATTTGATGTTGATATGAAAGATAAAGTCTTACTTGATATTGGCTCCTCGACTGGAGGATTTACGGATTGTGCCCTGCAAAATGGTGCGAAACAATCTTATGCATTGGATGTAGGCTATAATCAATTAGCATGGAAGCTTAGACAAGATGAACGTGTGATTGTCATGGAAAGAACCAACTTTCGTTATGTAACTCCTGTCGATTTAAAAGGCGAGATGCCGAATATTGCTTCGATTGATGTTTCTTTTATTTCTCTGAAGCTAATTTTACCAGTCCTAAAGACATTATTAGTTTCCGGCAGTGATGTTATTGCTTTAGTGAAGCCACAATTTGAAGCTGGAAGAGAACAAGTTGGGAAAAAAGGAATTGTCAGAGACCGTAAAGTTCATGAATCTGTTTTAGAAAAAATTATTGATTTCTCTATAAAAGAAGGATATATCGTTAAAAACCTCTCATTTTCACCAATTACCGGCGGAGATGGTAATATTGAATTTTTACTTCACCTCTATTGGGATGAATGTGCAGAGGAAAAAACGCATTATTATCAAATAAAAGAGACGGTAGAAGCGGCACATTCCGAATTGAAAGCAAAAAAAGAAACGGAAGAATAA